The following proteins are co-located in the Aquarana catesbeiana isolate 2022-GZ linkage group LG02, ASM4218655v1, whole genome shotgun sequence genome:
- the LOC141126483 gene encoding olfactory receptor 51E1-like, with product MENISTTYTNFILLGLVKMESFRFLYAILVFSVYSTSLFVSLMIVYVTWTEERLHEPMYIFICGLACNVMFGSSAYLPKLLIDLFSKNSTISLSGCLLQAYCVQSHAAAETFTFAAIVYDRYLAVAHPLRYPTLMTNLTSQKLLLAIWVLVLMGVCGVVFLTARLTFCGVNINNVYCETMSLLQLSCGDITVNNIYGLMWTAFILSTSMLVIIYCYIRTVVVCLKLPGEASQKAAQTLVTHVIAFSIFEVGTLFITLRYRLRGISLSTVGHVVISMSGMSTSIAVNPLIYGIRTKALRIRIAHNLQNVFLNSK from the coding sequence ATGGAGAACATATCAACAACCTACACCAACTTTATCCTTTTGGGGCTAGTCAAAATGGAATCATTTAGATTCCTGTATGCTATACTTGTTTTTTCAGTATATTCAACATCATTATTTGTGAGTTTAATGATTGTCTATGTAACCTGGACAGAGGAACGTTTGCATGAACCAATGTACATCTTTATATGCGGATTGGCTTGCAACGTGATGTTCGGAAGTTCGGCTTACCTCCCCAAGCTGCTGATTGACTTATTTTCTAAAAATTCAACTATTTCCCTTTCCGGCTGTCTACTGCAGGCCTATTGCGTCCAGTCTCACGCAGCTGCTGAAACTTTTACTTTCGCCGCTATAGTGTATGATCGATATTTGGCTGTAGCTCACCCTCTGAGGTACCCCACTCTAATGACAAACTTGACGAGTCAAAAGTTACTACTTGCCATATGGGTTCTAGTTCTTATGGGAGTATGTGGGGTTGTATTTTTAACGGCAAGACTGACCTTTTGCGGAGTAAATATCAACAATGTCTACTGTGAGACCATGTCCCTCCTGCAACTTTCTTGTGGCGATATCACAGTTAATAATATCTATGGATTAATGTGGACTGCGTTCATTCTGAGTACTTCCATGCTTGTGATCATATATTGTTACATAAGGACGGTTGTCGTCTGTCTCAAACTTCCTGGGGAAGCCTCTCAGAAAGCCGCCCAAACGTTGGTGACTCATGTAATTGCCTTTTCCATTTTTGAGGTTGGAACTCTGTTTATCACTTTGAGGTATAGACTAAGGGGCATTTCTCTCTCCACTGTTGGCCATGTTGTCATCTCTATGAGTGGTATGAGTACATCTATTGCTGTTAACCCTCTGATCTATGGCATAAGGACCAAGGCTCTCAGAATAAGAATTGCACACAATTTGCAGAATGTCTTTTTAAATTCAAAATAA
- the LOC141129699 gene encoding olfactory receptor 5AP2-like has translation MENISTTYTNFILVGLVEMESFRFLYALLTFAVYSASFVVSFMIVYVTWTEESLHEPMYIFICGLVLNVMFGSSAYLPKLLIDLLYKNATISLSGCLFQAFCMQSYAAAEVFTFTAIAYDRYLAVGHPLRYPTLMTNLTCQRLLLAIWVFVFIGICGVVFLTARLTFCAVNINNVYCDTMSLLRLSCGDITVNNIYGITWTLFITISPMLVIIYCYIRTIVICFKLPGEASQKAAQTLVTHVIALFIFLVGAMFIAFRYRLSSISLSVTAHVVISMSGMSTSITVNPLIYGLRTKALRIRIARNLQNIFGNSK, from the coding sequence ATGGAGAACATATCAACAACCTACACCAATTTTATCCTTGTGGGGCTTGTTGAGATGGAATCATTTCGATTCTTATACGCTCTGCTTACTTTCGCAGTATATTCAGCTTCATTTGTTGTGAGTTTCATGATTGTCTATGTAACCTGGACGGAGGAAAGTTTGCATGAACCGATGTACATCTTTATATGCGGCTTGGTCCTCAATGTGATGTTTGGGAGTTCAGCTTACCTCCCCAAGCTACTGattgatttattgtataaaaatgcAACTatttctctctctggatgtctatTTCAGGCCTTCTGCATGCAGTCCTACGCAGCTGCTGAAGTTTTTACTTTCACCGCTATAGCATATGATCGATATTTGGCGGTGGGTCACCCTCTGAGGTACCCCACTCTGATGACCAACTTGACATGTCAAAGGTTACTGCTTGCCATATGGGTTTTTGTTTTCATAGGAatatgtggggttgtttttctaaCAGCGAGGCTGACTTTTTGCGCAGTAAATATCAACAATGTCTACTGTGACACCATGTCCCTCCTACGACTTTCTTGTGGTGATATCACAGTTAATAATATCTATGGAATAACATGGACCTTGTTCATCACAATTAGCCCCATGCTTGTGATTATTTATTGTTACATAAGGACAATTGTCATCTGTTTCAAACTTCCTGGGGAAGCCTCTCAGAAAGCTGCCCAAACGTTGGTGACTCATGTAATTGCCTTGTTCATTTTTCTAGTTGGAGCTATGTTTATTGCCTTTAGGTACAGGTTAAGTAGCATTTCTCTCTCAGTCACTGCCCATGTTGTCATCTCTATGAGTGGTATGAGTACATCCATTACTGTTAACCCTCTGATCTATGGCCTAAGGACCAAGGCTCTCCGAATAAGAATTGCACGCAACCTGCAGAATAtctttggaaattcaaaataa